The DNA window CTTTACGCATTCCACTCAAGTGCCCTAACTGCAGAAGTATTATTGAAATTGCTCCAAGTGGTATTGAATCTTTACCTGTTAATTTTGCATTAAGGGCTATTATTGAAAAGTACCAGCAAGAAGACCATCCGGATATCATCACCTGCCCTGAGCATTATAGGCAGCCCTTAAATGTTTACTGTCTCCTGGATAAAAAATTGGTTTGTGGTCATTGCCTTACCATAGGTCAACATCACGGTCATCCTATAGACGACCTTCAGAGTGCCTATATGAAAGAAAAGGACACACCTCAGAAACTGCTTGAACAGTTAACTGACACACACTGGACAGATCTTACTTGTCTTATTGAGAAGCTAGAAGAACAAAAATCTCATTCAGAGAAAATGGTCCAAGGTGATAAGGAAGTTGTTCTCCAGTATTTTAAGGAGCTTAGTGATAcattagaacagaaaaaaaaaattttcctaacAGCTCTTTgtgatgttggcaatctgattaATCAAGAATATACTCCACAaattgaaagaatgaaagaaataagagAGCAGCAGCTTGAATTAGTGACACTGACAACATCTTTACAAGAAGAGGCTCCACTTAAATTTCTTGAAAAAGTTGACGACGTCCGCCAACGTGTGCACATCTTGAAACAAAGACCACTTCCTAACGTCCAACCTGTTGAAATTTATCCTCGAGTAAGCCAAGTATTGAAAGAAGATTGGAGCAGAACAGAAATTGGACAAATTAAGAAACTTCTTATTCCTGAAATGAAGATCTCTTCAAAAAGGATTCCCTGTGCCTGGCCTGATAAAGAGGaaaaagttgaattttttaagattctaaacATTGTTATAGTTACACTAATTTCAGTAATACTGATGCTGATCCTCTTTTTTAACCAACACATCATAacctttttaaatgaaatcacttcaatatgtttttctgaagtctctctctctgtttacCAAAGTTTATCTAAGAATGTGCATAATTTAAAGAATATACTATGTCACACTGTATATTTACTGAAGGAATTCATGTGGAAAATAATTTCTCATTGAACATTCTAATCTGGATTATTTAAGGTTTATTCTGTACAGCAGAGGCTAATGACCATCACTAAATAGAGGAATATAGGGGTAACttggataaataaaatagcagGCTAAAGTTTGTTAGAATTGCAACAGAATAATCCCTCTTATGTTTCTGTTGAATAGAAACTGTGTCATCAGAAGTTAGAAATGAGACAATGTCTGATTTTCTGAAAACCAGAACAAACTCTAGTGATAACTTAAGTATTAATACATTATCCCATTTTTATTGGTTTGTAAGGTTGACTGTTTTAACGTTCTTATACCAGTAGTGTTTTAGCATTATGTACTGCAGTGGTTGGCTTTGCAGTTCTTTGTGTATAcatagtttttaattaaaagatgtcAAAATACTTTTGAATGGGCAAATAAAGATGGTGAGAAGAGGTTTTATATTCAAGTAGCTAAGTCAAAGTGATAGGGGATTGCTGATGTTAAAGATATGTTTGATCAAATGTACCTGATCCACACATTAGTGTGTTTAAGAGCCTACAGTTTCTGTAATGTTCATTACTAATAAAACTGTTGCTTAAGTGTTGTTAGGGACAAAATAGTAACATTTCCTAGCACTTACTGTCCTATGAttcatgtaaatttattttaggattgtATTGATATTTGACTTTTGTGTAGTCTTTGTAGTAAAATCAGTTCTTGGGAAATATTGATACATCCCACCCTCAttatgtttggatggcatcatgttAACTGTATGTCTTTAAAATTGTCTTAAAATTTTCAAGTCTTTTATGCtaatgccagttcagttcagtcgctcagttgtgtctgactctgcgaccccatgaaccacagcacaccaggcctccctgtccatcaccaattcccagagtccacccaaacccatgtccattgagttggtgatgccatccaaccatctcaacctttgttgtccccttctcctcctgcccttaatctttcccagcaccagggtcttttcaaataagtcagctcttcgcatcaagtggccaaagtactggagtttcagtttcaacctcagtccttccaatgaacacccaggacggatctttaggatggactggttggatctccttgcagtccaagggactcccaagagtcttctccaacacagttcaaaagcatcagttcttcagcgctcagctttctttatagtccaactctcacatccacacatgacgcTAATGCCAAAGCACCAATAATTTGATGTTACTTTCTTGAATTGTAAGGGGAGTCTGCCTAGctacctaagtcaaatccctttgATGTAGTTCCGTTTTTTAACAAGGACTGAATTGTGGTCCTGGTAGGACTTATTGACACTTTTGTCCATCCAACCCTAAGTACAAGCTCACTTCCCAAAATTCCAAGTAGATAGCATGTTTAGGAGCTGCATGCTCATGGTCCTACAGAGGTGGCTGTAATCAGGCACCAGTTCTAGAATACTCTTAAGACCTTATCTGCTGAGAAAAAGTCTAAAGATGGCTGGCTGTACTCAGTTCATGATCAGAATAGCACAACTAAATGTTGTGTGAGCAAAGAACATTTGGAGGTAAGATGTGTATACAGCTACACACCAACTTAAGCCTGGAGTTGCAGACTTGATTAAAGTTAGAACACAAAAATGCCACATGTTTTggaatacatataattttaatctCACATTTCTGAAATAAGTATTAATCCTTGCTTTTTTGTATATTA is part of the Bos indicus x Bos taurus breed Angus x Brahman F1 hybrid chromosome 1, Bos_hybrid_MaternalHap_v2.0, whole genome shotgun sequence genome and encodes:
- the TRIM59 gene encoding tripartite motif-containing protein 59; the protein is MHNFEDELTCPICYSIFEDPRVLPCSHTFCRNCLENVLQATGNFYIWRPLRIPLKCPNCRSIIEIAPSGIESLPVNFALRAIIEKYQQEDHPDIITCPEHYRQPLNVYCLLDKKLVCGHCLTIGQHHGHPIDDLQSAYMKEKDTPQKLLEQLTDTHWTDLTCLIEKLEEQKSHSEKMVQGDKEVVLQYFKELSDTLEQKKKIFLTALCDVGNLINQEYTPQIERMKEIREQQLELVTLTTSLQEEAPLKFLEKVDDVRQRVHILKQRPLPNVQPVEIYPRVSQVLKEDWSRTEIGQIKKLLIPEMKISSKRIPCAWPDKEEKVEFFKILNIVIVTLISVILMLILFFNQHIITFLNEITSICFSEVSLSVYQSLSKNVHNLKNILCHTVYLLKEFMWKIISH